The nucleotide window CTGCCCAAGATGATCTCCTGCGACTGGACCGGCACCATGAACCTGACGGAGCCCCATTGCGGCACCGATCTGGGCCTGATGCGCACCAAGGCCGAGCCGCAGGGCGACGGCACCTACAAGATCTCCGGCCAGAAGATCTTCATCTCCGCCGGCGAACACGACATGGCCGACAACATCATCCATCTGGTGCTCGGCAAGATCGTGGGCGGGCCGGAAGGTATCAAGGGCGTGTCGCTCTTCATCGTGCCGAAGTTCCTGGTGAACGAGGATGGCTCCCTCGGGCCGCGAAACGGCGTCTCCTGCGGCAAGATCGAGGAGAAGATGGGCATCCACGGCAACTCGACCTGCGTGATGAACTACGACGAGGCGACCGGCTACCTTCTGGGCGAAGAGCACAAGGGCATGCGCGCCATGTTCACGATGATGAACGAAGCGCGGCTTGGCGTTGGCATGCAGGGCCTGGCCCAGGCCGAAGTGGCCTACCAGAACGCCCTGGAATACGCCAAGGACCGGCTACAGGGCCGCGACATTACCGGCGTGAAGAACCCCGATGGCCCCGCCGATCCGCTGATCGTGCATCCCGACATCCGCCGTAACCTGATGGAACAGAAAAGCTTCGTGGAAGGGGGCCGCGCGTTCCTGCTCTGGGGCTCCACCCTGATCGACCGCGCCCACCGTTCGGAAGATGCGGCGGCGGACGGCCTCGTGTCGTTGCTGACGCCCGTGATTAAGGGCTTCCTGACCGACAAGGGCTACGACATGACCGTGCAGGCGCAGCAGGTCTATGGCGGGCATGGCTACATCGAGGAATGGGGTATGTCCCAGTTCACCCGCGATGCACGCATCGCGATGATCTATGAAGGCGCCAACGGCGTCCAGGCGCTCGACCTCGTGGGGCGCAAGCTGGCGCAGGACGGCGGCAAGCACGTCATGGCGTTCTTCGACCTCGTGAAGGGCTTCTGCAAGGACAATGCAGAGGTGGACGGGATGGAAGATTTCGTCACCCCGCTCAAGGCCGCGTCAAAGGACCTTCAGGCGGCCGGGATGTATTTCATGCAAGAAGGCATGAAGAACCCCAATAACGCGCTGTCGGGCTCCTACGATTTCATGCATCTATTCGGCTATACCTGTCTGGGCCTGATGTGGGGCATGATGGCGAAGGCTTCGCTTGCGGCGCTGGCCGATGGCACCTCCGATCCCGACTTCCACAACACCAAGCTGGCCACCGGCCGCTTCTACATGAACCGCACCCTGCCGATGACCGCGACCCATCTGGCGCGCATCCAGGCCGGGGGCGAGGATGTGATGGTGCTGGAGGCCGCGAACTTCTGATGGGTTGGCGCGGCGAC belongs to Hasllibacter sp. MH4015 and includes:
- a CDS encoding acyl-CoA dehydrogenase C-terminal domain-containing protein, translated to MPSYTAPTKDMQFILHDVLNISGDDIPGYGDLDRDFTTAILDEAGKIAAEVLAPLNVVGDTEGCTMENGVVRTPTGFKAAFDETREGGWPGIDMPEEYGGMGLPYVMNTATGEMFSAANQAFTMYHGLTHGAASAILAHGTEDQKNTYLPKMISCDWTGTMNLTEPHCGTDLGLMRTKAEPQGDGTYKISGQKIFISAGEHDMADNIIHLVLGKIVGGPEGIKGVSLFIVPKFLVNEDGSLGPRNGVSCGKIEEKMGIHGNSTCVMNYDEATGYLLGEEHKGMRAMFTMMNEARLGVGMQGLAQAEVAYQNALEYAKDRLQGRDITGVKNPDGPADPLIVHPDIRRNLMEQKSFVEGGRAFLLWGSTLIDRAHRSEDAAADGLVSLLTPVIKGFLTDKGYDMTVQAQQVYGGHGYIEEWGMSQFTRDARIAMIYEGANGVQALDLVGRKLAQDGGKHVMAFFDLVKGFCKDNAEVDGMEDFVTPLKAASKDLQAAGMYFMQEGMKNPNNALSGSYDFMHLFGYTCLGLMWGMMAKASLAALADGTSDPDFHNTKLATGRFYMNRTLPMTATHLARIQAGGEDVMVLEAANF